The Podospora pseudocomata strain CBS 415.72m chromosome 1 map unlocalized CBS415.72m_1, whole genome shotgun sequence genome has a segment encoding these proteins:
- a CDS encoding uncharacterized protein (COG:S; EggNog:ENOG503NZ92), with translation MKLAMASVIFLRLFILANLVTFCLGHHHHHQQQQQQPRPTAYNYGFDVHRRVKRQFAEPLTTVVRGDAGQQAGDIQVRREIRELEQDRDVWTLYLLGMSMMQFTDQTEPTSWYGITGIHGMPHQTWGGVRPTPGNEETGYCTHSSILFPTWHRPYLALYEQVLTNVMRMIANWWPDDQRQRYLDAVQRFRIPYWDWATYPPSDGSVLPTSVGGSPFVDVDGPNGVQRIANPLFSYTFRPLNTTAFRQAPWNTWTETLRGPTNWGPGAQSNNSMVAMTIDQNQRSLSQRLYILFSNYGNYSRFSNNAWIPFVNNASYDSLESLHDTVHTLAGGGGMGMPNIQGGHMSFIPYSAFDPIFFLHHTMVDRIFAMWQTLYPQSWVTPTAAVLNSYTTSRGQIQDSQTPLTPFFADANGGFWTSDSVRDFTKFGYTYTELTDLAGASNVQAGVRRAINRLYGASSPANMFLRELRAQGIKGGRGKGASSRIGQQSSSKHRPAGREVGGLQDDSYREWIVNIRAKKQALDGPYSIYFFFGTPPEDKADWAQAENHVGAMGVFATDGAGMGGMREAMKELEVSGTVPLTTGLIGAVERGRLEGLSQGEVVKFLREELVVVILGSGGREYGVLDVEGLRLGVRSFSVKLPQSEDELPVWGEEEEGFDLL, from the exons ATGAAGTTAGCAATGGCCTCCGTCATTTTCCTTcggctcttcatcctcgccaacctcgtcACTTTCTGcctcggccaccaccaccaccaccagcaacaacaacaacaaccaagacCCACAGCCTACAACTATGGGTTCGACGTCCACAGGCGGGTGAAGCGGCAGTTTGCGGAACCTCTGacgacggtggtgaggggggatgcTGGCCAGCAGGCGGGGGACATACAAGTGCGGAGGGAGATTagggagctggagcaggaCAGGGACGTGTGGACGTTGTACCTGCTGGGGATGAGCATGATGCAGTTTACGGATCAGACGGAGCCTACGTCGTGGTATGGGATTACAG GTATCCATGGAATGCCGCACCAGACATGGGGTGGTGTGCGACCGACGCCTGGGAATGAGGAGACTGGGTATTGTACGCACTCTTCGATATTGTTTCCTACTTGGCACCGGCCTTATCTGGCTTTGTACGAG CAAGTCTTGACAAATGTTATGCGGATGATTGCAAATTGGTGGCCCGATGATCAGAGGCAGCGCTATCTCGACGCTGTCCAGCGGTTTCGAATACCTTATTGGGATTGGGCTACCTACCCGCCCTCTGACGGAAGTGTGCTCCCCACGAGCGTGGGTGGGAGTCCCTTTGTCGATGTAGATGGTCCGAATGGCGTTCAGCGGATAGCAAACCCTCTGTTCAGTTACACGTTTCGGCCTCTGAATACTACTGCTTTCAGACAGGCACCG TGGAATACCTGGACTGAGACCCTGAGGGGTCCAACTAATTGGGGTCCCGGAGCCCAGTCGAACAACTCCATGGTGGCCATGACGATCGATCAGAACCAACGGTCACTCAGCCAACGGCTCTACATTTTGTTCTCGAACTATGGTAACTACAGCAGGTTCAGCAACAATGCCTGGATCCCTTTTGTCAATAACGCCTCGTATGATTCCCTCGAGTCTCTCCATGACACGGTCCATACTcttgctggcggtggtggtatgGGTATGCCAAATATCCAGGGCGGCCACATGTCGTTCATACCTTACTCGGCCTTTGACCCTATCTTCTTTCTACACCACACCATGGTGGACCGTATCTTTGCCATGTGGCAGACATTGTACCCGCAATCATGGGTGACGCCTACCGCGGCGGTTCTGAATTCATACACGACCTCTCGAGGCCAGATTCAAGACTCACAGACACCGCTCACCCCGTTCTTTGCTGATGCCAATGGGGGGTTCTGGACGTCGGATAGCGTCAGGGACTTCACCAAATTCGGGTACACTTACACTGAGCTGACGGACCTTGCGGGTGCGAGTAATGTTCAAGCTGGTGTACGACGGGCTATTAACCGTTTGTACGGGGCGTCAAGTCCAGCCAACATGTTTCTGAGGGAGCTTCGAGCCCAAGGCATCAAGGGTGGccgggggaagggggcgtcTTCGAGAATAGGACAGCAGTCATCATCAAAGCATCGTCCTGCTGGTAGGGAAGTTGGAGGACTCCAAGATGACAGCTACCGAGAGTGGATTGTGAATATCCGAGCCAAGAAGCAAGCATTGGATGGGCCGTATTCCATTTATTTCTTCTTTGGGACCCCACCGGAGGACAAGGCGGACTGGGCGCAGGCAGAAAATCATGTTGGTGCCATGGGGGTGTTTGCTACCGACGGGGCCGGGATGGGAGGCatgagggaggcgatgaaggagttggaggttAGTGGGACGGTGCCGTTGACTACGGGCTTGATTGGGGCTGTTGAAAGGGGGAgattggaggggttgagcCAAGGGGAAGTGGTAAagtttttgagggaggagctggtggttgtTATTTTGGGgtcgggagggagggagtatGGAGTTTTGGATGTGGAGggcttgaggttgggggtgaggagttTTAGCGTTAAATTGCCGCAgagtgaggatgagctgcctgtttggggggaggaggaggagggttttgaTTTGTTGTAG
- the ACR2 gene encoding DNA-directed RNA polymerase I subunit RPA2 (COG:K; EggNog:ENOG503NV92), whose amino-acid sequence MAPERTNTTWEHGYHTLRREKLFRNPPTDQTAYPALQEAVNPHIEAFNALFRNDGKPSLLDHAIAEIGTKTFLDGDERADPASRNKLTVRYKSVTLQKAQVAQSNKFAKRREIFPAECRERHVSYRGKLTAVLEYRINNGDAHEFVRELGQMPIMVKSNKCHLENNSPAQLVERKEESEELGGYFVINGIEKIIRLLLMNKRNFPLAITRPSFTNRGPSYTPHGIIVRSVRPDETSQTNVLHYLNDGNVTFRFSWRKNEYLVPVMMILKALVETNDREIFESLVGPPTSKGVENTFLTDRVELLLRTYKTYNLYTKKQTRAYLGQKFRVVLGVPDTMTDYEVGTEFLRKVVLVHLGCNDVTEEQDTDKFKMLLFMCRKLYALVAGDCAVDNPDAVQNQEILLGGFLYGMILKERLEDLLSTALRGALRDHLRRNPTDSFVSESFRKQFPGHIFRKTNENIGNALEYFLSTGNLQSPSGLDLQQVSGFTVVAEKLNFLRFISHFRMVHRGSFFAQLKTTTVRKLLPESWGFLCPVHTPDGSPCGLLNHFAHKCKITTEAADVSAVPGVLLELGVNNYSSAATTESVVVMLDGKVVGWCAPQNAKPLADTLRQLKVEGGHGIPLELEIGYVPTSNGGSYPGIYMASNTSRMVRPVKYLALNKEDMVGPYEQPYMSIACVEQEIVPGDSTHVEFDPTNILSILANMTPFSDFNQSPRNMYQCQMGKQTMGTPGAALAHRTDNKMYRIQTGQTPVVRSPLHNTYGFDNFPNGFNAVVAVISYTGYDMDDAMIINKSAHERGFGHGTIYKTKKISLKDDSRTRSSKTTTKMFGFAPGSPIRASDREMLDEDGLPYVGRLVREGDIIAAWHTVSADYSGKLVNRDGITHWERYKEAEDAFIEEVRVIGSDTGNEPLQTLSIKLRVPRSPVIGDKFSSRHGQKGVCSQKWPAVDMPFSETGIQPDVIINPHAFPSRMTIGMFVESLAGKAGALHGLAQDSTPFKFSEENMAADYFGHQLMKAGYNYHGNEPMYSGITGEEFMCDIYIGVVYYQRLRHMVNDKYQVRTTGPVVPTTGQPIKGRKKGGGIRVGEMERDALLAHGTAFLLQDRLLNCSDYSKSWICRDCGSFLAVQPTVSPFIGKRKQVGTVRCRNCAQRLDQIEDLDLMKLDGEIWEDGQGVQWIGGENTTMVVVPGALKYLDVELAAMGVKLKYNVDSKDQTRRSALRPTAPKLLPSGVAAA is encoded by the exons ATGGCCCCCGAACGGACCAACACAACCTGGGAGCACGGGTACCACACACTTCGCCGAGAGAAGTTGTTTCGTAACCCTCCTACCGACCAAACCGCATACCCAGCACTTCAAGAGGCTGTCAACCCACACATCGAGGCTTTTAACGCTCTCTTCCGCAACGATGGCAAGCCAAGTTTGCTCGACCACGCCATCGCCGAGATAGGGACTAAGACGTTCCTCGATGGTGACGAAAGGGCCGATCCCGCGAGCAGAAACAAGTTGACGGTTCGCTACAAGAGTGTCACTCTCCAAAAAGCTCAGGTTGCACAGTCCAACAAGTTCGCAAAGAGACGAGAGATCTTTCCGGCCGAGTGCAGAGAGCGGCATGTCTCTTACCGAGGCAAACTCACAGCCGTTCTCGAGTACCGTATCAACAATGGCGACGCCCACGAGTTTGTCCGTGAGCTGGGGCAAATGCCCATCATGGTCAAG TCCAACAAGTGTCACTTGGAAAACAACAGCCCCGCGCAGCTCGTGGAGAGGAAAGAGGAGTCGGAAGAATTGGGCGGCTATTTCGTTATCAACGGTATCGAGAAGATTATCCGTCTGCTGCTCATGAACAAGAGGAACTTCCCTCTTGCCATCACCCGTCCTAGTTTCACGAACCGAGGTCCTTCCTACACACCGCATGGTATCATAGTACGATCGGTCCGGCCAGACGAAACCTCACAGACCAATGTGCTCCATTACCTCAACGACGGCAATGTCACATTCAGATTCTCTTGGAGGAAGAATGAGTATCTTGTGCCAGTCATGATGATCTTGAAGGCACTCGTTGAGACCAACGATCGCGAGATCTTCGAGTCCTTGGTTGgcccacccacctccaagggggtggagaaCACCTTCTTGACGGATCgtgtcgagcttcttctaCGCACGTACAAAACCTACAATCTATACACCAAGAAGCAAACGCGAGCCTATCTTGGCCAAAAGTTTCGGGTCGTGCTCGGCGTGCCGGACACCATGACTGATTACGAGGTCGGCACCGAGTTCCTACGGAAGGTGGTTCTTGTTCACCTTGGCTGCAACGATGTCACAGAGGAGCAGGACACGGACAAGTTCAAAATGCTCTTGTTCATGTGCCGAAAGCTCTATGCCCTTGTCGCCGGCGATTGTGCCGTTGACAATCCTGACGCTGTCCAGAACCAAGAAATCTTGCTCGGCGGTTTCCTATACGGCATGATCTTAAAGGAGCGACTTGAGGACCTGCTGTCGACTGCGTTGAGGGGAGCACTGCGCGACCATCTGAGGCGCAACCCAACCGACTCATTTGTCTCTGAGAGTTTCAGAAAGCAGTTCCCAGGGCACATCTTCCGCAAGACGAACGAGAACATCGGTAACGCTTTGGAGTATTTCCTTTCGACGGGCAATCTGCAGAGTCCTTCCGGCCTTGATCTTCAGCAGGTGTCTGGTTTTACCGTTGTGGCGGAAAAGCTCAACTTCCTTCGTTTCATCAGTCACTTCCGCATGGTCCATCGTGGTAGTTTCTTCGCGCAGCTCAAGACCACCACGGTCCGTAAGCTGCTGCCAGAGTCCTGGGGCTTCCTCTGTCCCGTCCATACTCCTGATGGTTCGCCCTGTGGGTTGTTAAATCACTTTGCTCACAAGTGCAAAATCACCACGGAAGCCGCTGATGTCTCGGCCGTCCCtggggtgctgctggagctcGGAGTCAACAACTATTCCTCAGCCGCCACTACTGAAAGCGTGGTAGTGATGCTTGACGGCAAGGTTGTAGGCTGGTGTGCTCCGCAGAACGCCAAGCCTCTCGCCGACACCTTGCGACAGCTGAAGGTCGAGGGTGGCCATGGGATTCCCCTTGAGCTTGAGATTGGTTATGTCCCCACCTCCAATGGCGGCTCGTACCCAGGTATCTACATGGCATCCAACACCTCGAGGATGGTCCGGCCCGTGAAGTACCTCGCTCTGAACAAGGAGGATATGGTAGGTCCTTACGAACAGCCTTACATGTCGATTGCTTGCGTAGAACAAGAAATTGTTCCTGGCGATTCGACTCACGTCGAGTTTGATCCGACCAACATCCTGTCCATTCTGGCCAACATGACACCATTCTCGGATTTTAACCAGTCTCCCCGTAACATGTACCAATGTCAGATGGGTAAGCAAACTATGGGCACACCAGGCGCAGCACTCGCGCATCGGACGGACAACAAAATGTACCGCATTCAAACCGGTCAAACACCAGTCGTCCGATCACCACTGCACAACACATATGGTTTCGACAACTTCCCCAACGGATTCAACGCCGTGGTTGCCGTCATTTCCTATACCGGTTACGACATGGACGACGCCATGATTATCAACAAATCAGCGCACGAACGTGGTTTTGGCCACGGTACCATCtacaagaccaagaagatcaGTCTGAAGGATGACTCGAGGACACGCAGCtccaagaccaccaccaaaatgtTTGGGTTTGCTCCGGGAAGCCCCATCCGGGCGTCTGATCGGGAGATGCTCGACGAGGACGGACTGCCCTATGTTGGCCGGCTGGTCAGGGAAGGCGATATCATCGCCGCCTGGCACACCGTTTCGGCCGACTACTCGGGTAAGCTGGTGAACCGGGATGGTATCACGCATTGGGAGCGATACAAGGAGGCCGAAGATGCCTTCATTGAGGAGGTTCGCGTGATTGGCAGCGACACTGGAAACGAGCCTCTTCAGACCCTCTCGATCAAGCTTCGCGTTCCCAGATCTCCGGTCATCGGCGACAAGTTCTCTTCTCGTCACGGTCAGAAGGGCGTTTGCTCGCAGAAGTGGCCTGCTGTCGACATGCCCTTTTCGGAGACGGGCATCCAGCCTgatgtcatcatcaaccctcaCGCTTTCCCGTCCCGCATGACAATTGGCATGTTTGTCGAGTCTCTtgcaggcaaggcaggcgCGCTACATGGTCTTGCTCAGGACTCGACGCCGTTCAAGTTCAGCGAGGAGAACATGGCGGCCGACTACTTTGGGCATCAGCTGATGAAGGCTGGCTACAACTACCACGGAAACGAGCCCATGTATTCCGGCATCACGGGCGAGGAGTTCATGTGCGACATTTACATTGGTGTTGTCTACTACCAGAGACTGAGACACATGGTAAACGACAAGTACCAGGTCCGTACGACTGGTCCAGTCGTGCCGACAACCGGACAGCCGATCAAGGGCCGcaagaagggtggtggtatcCGTGTGGGAGAAATGGAGCGCGATGCTCTGTTGGCGCACGGCACGGCCTTCTTGCTCCAGGATCGCCTGCTCAACTGCTCCGATTACTCCAAGTCGTGGATCTGCCGAGACTGCGGGTCATTCCTGGCCGTGCAGCCGACGGTATCTCCGTTTATTGGAAAGCGAAAGCAAGTCGGCACTGTGCGCTGTCGAAATTGCGCGCAGCGTCTGGACCAGATCGAGGACCTGGACCTCATGAAGCTGGATGGCGAGATTTGGGAGGACGGGCAGGGCGTCCAGTGGATTGGTGGAGAGAACACCaccatggtggtggtcccTGGTGCGCTCAAGTACCTGGATGTCGAGCTTGCGGCGATGGGCGTCAAGCTCAAGTATAACGTGGACAGCAAAGATCAGACACGGAGAAGTGCCCTGAGACCAACAGCGCCCAAGCTGCTTCCGAGTGGTGTGGCTGCGGCTTAA